From Pelotomaculum isophthalicicum JI:
CCACACCAGCACCGGCCCGGCAATAGTAAAAAGCCGCGCCCCTACGCCGAAAACCAGACCCTCGGCTCTATACTCCAGAGCCGGAGAAACCATCGAATTGGCAAAGCCTGTGATCGGGACAATACCGCCGGCCCCGCCAAACCTGCTAACTTCGTCGTACACACCTATACCGGTGAGAAAAGCCGACAGAAAGACCAAGGTGGTAGAAGTTGCCGCCCCGGCTTCATTAATGTTCAACCCCCTGGCCAGGAAGAAACTGAGGATAAACTGACCCACTAAACAGATCAAGCCGCCTATCACAAAAGCCCAAAAAACATTTCTTAAAACCCTTGGTTTAGGCGTGTTTTCTTTTACCATTTCCGCGTAGCGCTGTTTTTGTTTGATCAGTGGCATTGCATTATCCGGCATTTCTGTCACCCCGTAATTTATATTTACCAACTCAAATGTTCCTTATACAAAAAAGCTGCCGACCTCCAGTCAGCTGTATACATAAATTGCAATTTCTTATATACCTTGCTAAATTTCTTTATTATCAGCAAAGGTCATCGTCTCATTGTACTTCTAGCTCATGTGTTATGGCTTTTTAACTGTTATGTAAAAAAAAACAAAAGCCAGGGGTAAGCGGGGTCTCCCTGACTTTGTTGTTAAGGTAGATTATACCAAACGAAAAAGAGGAATTATAAATTCACAGGGTTCTGCTTTTCTTTAACTTCTTGTAGTTTATAGCATTATTATACTGATGAATATAATCCTTTGATTTGTTCTGGAGGCTAATTGGAACAATTCTATTTTACACCGTGTTTTGTTATAGTTCTAAACCAATACACCAACTCTGGGTAAAATATTTAAAATAGCGTACTGATTCGGATGGCAGTTGACAAACTGAGCCGTAAAATCCTTGCCAGCCTGTAAACCAAAATGTTGACCGCCCTGCCAATTTGGAGTGTTGGTAACATCATAAACTATACCATTGACAGCTACATAAGCTGGCTTGCCGTTTTGGCCGTTTAACTGTGCCAATTGTTCTAAGGTAAACTTCATTTGTAAGGAGTGGTTTCCTGTATCTCCCTGTGGCATGCAACAACTGCAATTAACTGCATACAGGTAATTCCATTTAGATCCGTGCTTTAATTCATCAGTATAAATTTCAGTTATCATATTTCTATATGGTAAATATTCAAGACCAAATAAAATTTTGTGATATCTTTCTACTGCAGCCAACTCTCCGAACAAGGCTTAGTTGTGATACCTTTACTATAACTACAATTTCCTTCTGCCCAGGCGGGGTATATTAACCATATAATTATAGAATAATTCATCACCGCTCACAGATTCAACGATTAACCTTAGAGCCTCTGGACTACCACCGGGTCCAGCTTGACGATGGTGACCACGGGCTGGCCTAGGCCGGCCATTTCACCGGGGTTAATATTCCTGGCGGTTACGACGCCGTTGATAGGGGCTTTGATCACACTATTGGCATAGTCGGCCCGGGCTTTTTTCAACTGGGCCTCGCACTGCCGGATGGTCTCAGGAATAGTGGCATTCAACAGAATGTCCAGGCTGTTACGGGCGGCCTCATTGGTCGTTTTGGCCTGGGTGTACACCTTCTCGGCCTGCTCGAACTACTGCATTATACTGTTTCAACTAATTAATTAACTCGATTTGGCATTGAATCTATTCAACGCGTGAAAAAATGAGATTTTTTGGGTTAAAAGTACGCCAGCGTATGTTATTTGCATGCTTAAAGACATGCTGAAAGATCGGTTATAATTACCAAGACCAGATCTTCCGTTTATCGGAGACTACGAGGTTTGTCAGCTGCAAAAGTTAAGTTTTTACACAATTAGCACCGGTAAAGAATAAAGTCTTCAGAGTGTTCAAAATATCATCGTAAGGGTATTCTTTTTCAAATAAAAACCAGTCCAGGGCGGCGATGCCCACCATTCCGAACAGCGCGGAAGCAGCCGTTGCGGTTTCTAGTTCTTTTTTTATCACTCCTTCTTTTCTTCCATCATCGATAAGTTCCCTGATGATGGAGAGATAGCCCGACCGGATCCGCCGGGCCGTTTCTTCCCACCGCGTTTCCTGGCCCCAGACCTCGCTTAAGAGCACCTTGCAATAATTCTTATAATCGTCAAAAAACCGGAGCTGTACGGTAATCAGGGATTCCAGCTTGGCCGGGATGCTCTTTCTCCTGGCGATTTCTTTTTTTACCGCGTTTTCGAGACGCTTGATTCCCTCTTCAACAAGAGAAAGAAATAGTTCCCTTTTGCTCCCGTAATTATAATAGATTGTACCCTTGGCGACGCCGGCCCGCTCTGCGATCTCATCCACAGTCGCTTTTTCGAAACCTTTTTCTGAAAAAACTGCCATGGCCGCTTCAAAAATGGGTAGCCTTCTCTGCTGTCCTCTGTCCATAACCGGAAAACCTCCTGCCTCTGCCCGGCTCACACCGGAGCATGTATTTACAAACTGACGTTCATGTGAACAAGTCTCTTTTATCTTAAATTTTACATTTTAATCTATGTCATACCGCCGACCAGCCCCTGGATAATTCGGAAAAAAATCAGGGAGTTCATGCTCCAGGCCAGGCCGCACAGGGCTGATCCCGCAGTAAAGAAAATCAGGCTGGCGATAAAAAACTTTTTAGTGCCGAAAGTATCGGCCAGGTAAGCGGTTACAGGTATTATAACGCCGATGGTCATCATGTAGGCCGTGGCCACCCACTGGACCTTGTTTACGTCGACCCCGAACACGGCCATAAGTTTGGGAACGGCCACGTTGACGATGGTCGTGTTCAGCAGGTCCATCGCCAGGCCGGTGATCACAGCAACAAGGACCAGCTATTTTTCCCATCTAGAAAACATGTTGTCCTCCGCAAACATAACTTTATACGTTTTATATTATATACCGTATACTCTTAAGTATAAATATTATACTACATAGTATAAAAGTATAGCACCACTCATAAAATAAATCAAGCCTGAAGTCAATAAATTTGGGAACTATCACAAAACAACCAGGCGGTGAGAGTTCATAAAATTAAGGGCAGAGCCTATTTATCGAATAGACTCGGCCCTTGTCCACCTCACAGGATCTTTTCTCAAATCTGTTGCTTGAATATTAAAGTATGCTATTTTTACTTGTTTTTCCTACGGAATAAGATATTTTTAAGTGATTCCCACATTTTTTTAATGCTATTCATTAAGTTCACCTCCTTGCCGGCACGGGCTATTTTTTCAAGTTCGACGTTGGTGAGTACCCGGCTGGGCACGCATGTCCCGATACTGGTATTAATTAACTCCCAGGGCATGGCGGTCACCTGCCCCGTATATATTTGCATTTTCAATGCTGTCGCGGATAGATTCAACCAGGCGGTTTTCGACCAACTGTCCGGCCACCTTGATCGCGTTTTTTATAGCCTTGCCCGTGGAACTGCCGTGGGATATAACTGAAATGCCGTTAACCCCCAGGAGCGGAGCGCCGCCGTATTCGGCGTAATCAATGCGTTTTTGCAGTCCCTTCAGGGCGGGTCCGGCTAAAACAACACCCATTCTGGCCAGCCTGTTTCTGGTTGTTTCTTCCCTTATCACTTTAAATATGGACGTAGCCATACCTTCCACGGTTTTTAATACAACATTGCCGACAAAGCCATCGCAAACCAGGACGTCGACGGTATCCCGGAAGAGATCTCTGCCCTCAACGTTACCAAA
This genomic window contains:
- the spoVAC gene encoding stage V sporulation protein AC gives rise to the protein MPDNAMPLIKQKQRYAEMVKENTPKPRVLRNVFWAFVIGGLICLVGQFILSFFLARGLNINEAGAATSTTLVFLSAFLTGIGVYDEVSRFGGAGGIVPITGFANSMVSPALEYRAEGLVFGVGARLFTIAGPVLVWGIVTAWIAGVLYYFFK
- a CDS encoding cytochrome b5 domain-containing protein produces the protein MAAVERYHKILFGLEYLPYRNMITEIYTDELKHGSKWNYLYAVNCSCCMPQGDTGNHSLQMKFTLEQLAQLNGQNGKPAYVAVNGIVYDVTNTPNWQGGQHFGLQAGKDFTAQFVNCHPNQYAILNILPRVGVLV
- a CDS encoding HlyD family efflux transporter periplasmic adaptor subunit; this encodes MYTQAKTTNEAARNSLDILLNATIPETIRQCEAQLKKARADYANSVIKAPINGVVTARNINPGEMAGLGQPVVTIVKLDPVVVQRL
- a CDS encoding TetR/AcrR family transcriptional regulator, which codes for MDRGQQRRLPIFEAAMAVFSEKGFEKATVDEIAERAGVAKGTIYYNYGSKRELFLSLVEEGIKRLENAVKKEIARRKSIPAKLESLITVQLRFFDDYKNYCKVLLSEVWGQETRWEETARRIRSGYLSIIRELIDDGRKEGVIKKELETATAASALFGMVGIAALDWFLFEKEYPYDDILNTLKTLFFTGANCVKT
- a CDS encoding MFS transporter, which encodes MITGLAMDLLNTTIVNVAVPKLMAVFGVDVNKVQWVATAYMMTIGVIIPVTAYLADTFGTKKFFIASLIFFTAGSALCGLAWSMNSLIFFRIIQGLVGGMT